The following nucleotide sequence is from uncultured Draconibacterium sp..
GCCACAACTAAAATTAAAAACAGTACTAGTATTGAAATTTGTAATTTTCTTCGCTTCATAATCAGATCAACATCGCCAGATTAAACTTTCCACTTTTCTACTTCCTCACTCTATTCCAGATTAATGCTCCATTGTTGGGAGCTGCCAACACATAAGTTTCGTTGCCAACATCAATAATGTTCAGTTTTCTAATTTCTTTCTGCGAATAATTCAGTCCACAGTAAACACCTCTATTAATATTTCCGTTGCCGTTTAATATTATTCCGGAGTTGGCAACATAACGCCCGTGATACGGTGAAACACCAAGGAAATTACCAGCCGCCAGTACATCCTGTTTTCCGTCATTGTTAAAATCGCCGGCCAGAAATTCATTGATTGGCGCAACTTGCAACTCCTTGGCAAAAGAAATAAAATGATACTCAGTACCTACCTTATCCAAATAACCGGATTGTAAACATGTTACATCCAGTAGTTCGGCATTTTCAAGCAGCTGCTTTCCAAAAATCTGTTCCATCGTTTGTCCGGCAAAATCACGGTAATTTTCGTATTTGGCAGTAATTTTTCCGAGTTGCTCATCTAGTTGGTCTTTTGTATTAACCGGATAATATTTTTTGGCATTTTCTATCGCCAATACTGTTTCTGTGCGGCCGTTATTATCAAAATCTGAGTAATACAAACGAAGAGGAAATTCTTTTGAAGCATGAAGTTTGGAATTCGTTCCCCAGTTTCCGAGTAAAAATTCAATCTCGCCATCCTGATCTACATCAAATGGAATAACTGCGCGCCAAAGTCCATTCGGTTTATCTGTAATTCTATCCGAGCTGAGAGTTAGTTTTCCGTCATCATTTAAATAAAATTGCGGACTCATCCACTCGCCCACCACCAACAAATCAGTCTGCTCATCGTTATTCAAATCGTACCAAACAGCATCTGTTACCATTCCGGCCTGTAAAATTTCAGGCTGGTCACTGATACTGAACCGACCTTTTCCATCATTAATAAGCAGATATGATTCAGGCATTGCTCCAAACCGGTACGAAACGGCGCGACCTCCAACAAAAACATCCTGATCACCATCGCCATCAAAATCGCAAAACCGTGCAACCGATCCATTCGAATAATAATCGGGAATTGCTTCTTCGTTTTTGGTAAAATTGCCTTGACCATCGTTAAAGTAAATGCGGTCTTTTAATTCAGGCATTTGCCCATAAAACTCACCACCGGCAGAAACGACAAACAAATCCAAATCGTCATCGTTATCCAGATCGACAAAATGAGCGTCAACATCTTCAAAAACCGCATCATCAATAAACGCCAAAATTGTTTTTTCAGCAAAACCATTTTCGTTTTGAATAAACAGGCGAGCCGTATCATGTTTTGAAGCCCCCATAAAAAAATCGGGAAGTTTGTCTCCATTTACATCTCCTACTGCCAATGCAGGGCCTTCGGCCGAAATCATATAAGGAATAAGCTTCTCACGGTCAAAATCTGAATAGTTGTTTTCTACATGTTTCACTTGTACGATTTTCGCCGGGTCGGGTGCCTCAAACCACTTCTCATATTCCGGATTTAAACGATTCCAGTTAAAAACCTCTCTATTACTTTCGGGACTAACGGTCATCGTTTGATTGGCATTTATATCGTATACCATTTGAAATGTATTATCGGGCCAAATAAGTAGCAAAGAATCTACAACAGTGGCTTTTCCTAAGCCAAAATGCACAACCGGATCAACTGACGATTGATAACCACGCGTTACGTTCAACTGGCGCATTTGCATTGTCCCATCATTGTATAAAACCACTTTTGTTCCAAGCCCAAAACGGTTTTGTGCCGGGTATTCAAAATTTAATTTCAGGTAATTATTTTGCTCATGGTTCAGGTTTTCGTAAATAACCGGTTGCGCATTAAAATTATTGGTAACCAAATCGGGATCACCATCGTTATCAAGATCGGCAAAAACTGCCCCGTTACTTTTTAGTGTATCTATCGGAATCCAATTCCCTGATTGATCTTTAAATTCAAATCCCGTTCCTTCGAAAATGTAATTATGGATAATTCCGGTTGGCATAACTTTTAATGCCAGATTATCCATCAGGTTTGTATTTTCAAGCGTTCCCTGAATCTGATCGTTCGAAATAAAGCGGATGTAATCCAAATCATTCGGACGACGTTCGATACCGGTTCCCACAAAAAGATCGAGTATTCCATCCTGGTTATAGTCAGCCAATAAAGGTGCCCAGCTCCAGTCGGTAGCTGCAATTCCGGCCTGCAAGGCCACTTCGGTAAATGATTTTCCGGCATTGTTCAGTTGCATCATATTACGCGAATACTGTGGATGATATCCTAACTTTTGCTTGAGCCGTTCCAATCCCATGCTGTTATCTCCGTCTGAAGCCTGTAGTATTTTTTCATCTTCGGGTAACATATCCAGTGTAATCAAATCCATAAAACCGTCGCCGTTAATGTCTGCAATATCGTTCCCCATTGAAAAACGGCTGGTCATTCCAAAGTATTCGGCCAGTTTTTCCGAGAATGTTCCGTCGCCGTTATTGAGGTAGTAATAATCGTTTTCAAAAAAATCGTTGCTCACAAAAATGTCGTCCCAGCCGTCGTTATTAAAATCAGCAATTCCCAGTCCAAGGCCATAACCTATAATTCCGCCAAATATTCCTGCTTCTTCACTCACATCGTTAAAATAACCGTTATCGTTGCGCAAAAGCCTGTCGCCCGACTCGTATTTTCGGTTAAAACGAAGCGATGAAGACCCGTAAGATTTTGATGTGTGTACGGCCTGATTCAACAAGTACATATCCAGGTCGCCATCTTTATCGTAATCAAAAAAAGCAGCTGTTGAAGAATAGGTGTCAAAATCAAGACCGTATTTCCGACTTTCTTCTTTAAACGTTCCATCCTGCTGATTGATATACAACTCGTTATGACCTTCAAATCCTGATATTCCGATTACAGCCATCACATAAATATCGAGCCACCCGTCTCCATTCACATCGGCCATAACAACTCCGGTGTTCCAATCGGAGTTACCGGCCACACCGGCACTTTCGGTAATATCTTCAAACTGCAGGTTTCCTTTATTCAAAAAAAGCCCGTTTTTTTCGAGGTTGCCAATAAAAAACAGATCAGGAAGTGCATCATTGTTAATGTCGCCAACAGCAACACCTCCACCATTGTAGTAGTTCAGATAATCAAGGATACTAGCTTGTTTGGTATCGTGCACCTCATTTTTAAAATCAATTCCGGTTTTATCGGGATAGTGCAGATTAAATTGCCGCTCATTTGACTGACATGCGTTTAGTAACGCCGCCACTAAAACGATCAGAATAATATTATTTGAATTTATATAACTGTGCTTTTTCATCGTTGATGCCAATTAGCAGGTGTTTAGTTTTGTTTATGGTTATTTCATCAAGGCTTCGAACCATTCCGGTGCCTTTTATACCCGGGTTTCTCACTTGCTCAAACCCCTGTTCTCCTCCTTTAAGCAGATTGAAGAATCCGGCATCGAGTCGTCCAAATTGTGGTTTATAATCAAAATCATTGCCTCCGAGTAAAAGATCTGGGTAGTTATCGCCATCCACATCACTTATCAGAATTTTGTTTACGCTTGAAAATTGAATAGAATTTGGTAAAGTATCGATGCGAAATTGCAGATTGCCTTTATTATATGCCACAACACTTTCAAAAATACGGGTATCTTTCACCAACGAATTCTCTAACAAGCCCGGAGGTAAAATCTCGTGAATCGATTTTTTTGCAAAGTCGGAATATGTCAGGTTTGTCTTTTTTAGTGATACGATCTGATTGGTGAGTTCGCGTTTCAAAGCAATGGGTTTGTCCTTTCCGTGCACAGCGCGTGTTAGAATCTGTTCAACCGTTCCGTTATTGTCAAAATCATGGATATACATTTTTGCCGGTTCATTGTTGCTGGCATGATAGTACATATTTAATCCTCTGTTGCCCAAAACTAAATCAGCAGCACCATCCAAATCTAAATCGGCCACCGATACTGCATTCCACCATCCGGTTAACGAGTCGAGGCCAGTTGAAAGTTCTTGTAACCGACGCCCGTTTGAAGCAAATATTTTTGGAGCCATCCACTCACCAACCACAATCAACTCGGTTCTGTTATCATTATCTATATCGTACCAGGTGGCATCGGTTACCATGCCGGCATCCATAAGCTTGAAAGCTTTTGCTTCTGTCACATCGATATAATTTCCATTGCCATCGTTTTCAAGTAAATATTGTTTTGGGTTGATGCCATAAATCTGTGAAACCCCCAGATTACCCACAAAAAGATCAAGATCGCCATCGTCGTCAAAATCGTTTTCGGCAACAACCGAAGTGTTATAACGCATATTTGGTAAGGCTTGAGCTGCTCTCGAGAAACTTCCATTGCCATCGTTAAGATACAAACGATCCACAAGTTTTTCGCTGGTTGAAGGGGCATCGTTTCCACCCGATCCAACATACAAATCCTTATCGCCATCGCCATCAGCATCAAAAAGCAATGCTGCAGTATCTTCAAAATACTTATCAGTTGCTAATGCATTGCTTTGTTTTTTTGTAAAACCTCCGTGCTGATTTTGTATCCAAAGTTGTGGTGCTTCTCCAGATGCACCACCGATAAATACATCTTCCCGATGATCTCCGTTAATGTCTCCCACAACAATTGCCGGCCCTTCTCTTGATGTTTTGTGCGGAACCAGCCCCTCCTGTTCAAAATCAATGTACGCATTCTCAGTATGCTTTTCAAAGGGTACTTGTTGTTGCTCAAAAAGTTCTTTATTCTTTGGCATTTGTGGCAGATGGCTGTAATTGGTTGTTGCATTCATAATATTCAATCTCAACATCGAATTGGCAGCCACATCTTTAATGCATTGCTTTTTACCATTGGGCCAATAAACCACTACAGAATCAGCAAGTTGTTGATCTGCCAGACCAAAATGCAAACGATAATCTACTGACGATTGAAAACCGCGCGTTGGAAACTCCTCTTGTTTTAATATAAGACCATTATAATACACAAAAACTGCCGCACCAATTCCAAAAACATTTTCGTTATTGCCGGTTAAGTTTACTGAAATATAATTATTTAAATGCTTGTCGCTGGTAGTATTCCGAAACAAAAGGCAGGTTTGATTTACGTTACTAATCACCAAATCCAGATCTCCATCATTATCCAAATCGCCATAAGCCGAACCATTAGAAAAGCTAGGTTCATCCAGCCCCCAATCAGCGGCCTTATTTTTAAAGGTTAAATCGCCATTATTATGAAGAGCATAATTTGGTATTGGAGTACTGGGCATTTGGCTGATAATATTTTCAACGTCCTCTTTCTCGCCTGACTGTTTCATTTTTTCCATGATTTTATTGGCAAAAAATTCCATAAAATCCATGTCGGTCAAATCGTAATAAATACCGTTGGACACATAAATATCGCGGTATCCGTCGTTATCCATATCAAGCAAGAGAGCGCCCCAACTCCAATCGGTTTGTGCCGAACCACTGTAAAATGCTATTTCAGACAAAGTTCCGTCGGCATTATTCAGATGCAAAGCATTTTGCATGTATTGATTGTAAAAACCAAGATCGTATTTCATATCAACCAGGTCGTACGTTTCAAACTCACTGGTATTTTTTAATCGCTCATCTCCTTCCGGCAGCATATCGGTAACAAAAATATCGGCATATCCATCGTTATTAATGTCGGCCATATCAGCTCCCATCGACGACATACTTAAATGCTGAATATAATCTCTCAGGCTTTCTTTAAAAGTTCCGTCGCCCTGGTTAATATACATGTAATCGCACTCGTAAAAATCATTCGAGATATAAATATCAGGAAGCATATCCTGGTTAATATCGCCAACAGTAACACCCATTCCAAAAGCAATAAGGCTACCCATTATTCCTGCTTCTTCGCTCACATCCACAAATTTGCCATCATCGTTGCGCATCAGTTTATCGCCACCGCCCCTGTATTCATCAGGCAAACTCCATTCGTCGCTCCTAAGCATTCGTCGGTTTGAATAACCAAGGCTGTTAACCGGGATGAAACTGTTATTAAGAATGTAAACATCCAGATCGCCGTCTCGGTCGTAATCAAAAAAAGCAGCATGAGTTGTATAACCTCCGTCATCAAGGTTAAAATCTGCAGCTTTATCGGTAAAAGTCAAATCTCCGTTGTTAATAAAAAGCTCATTTTTATGGTCGTCTCCCTCAACATTTCCGGCATTACACACATATATATCGAGCAATCCGTCTTGGTTTACATCGACCATTGCAACACCGGTTGACCAAGCTCGTTTGCCGCTAACTCCGGCCTGATCGGTAATATCTTTAAAAGTAAAATTGCCCTGGTTGAGGTAGAGTTTATTCTCGCCCATATTTCCAATCATATAAATATCAGAAAGACCATCGTTGTTAATATCTGCAATTCCGACTCCTCCGCCGTTATAAAAATTTCGATATGTAAAAATGTTGAAGTCTTTTCCGTCTTTTACACTATTAACGAAATCTACTCCACTTTTCGTTGGAGGCACTAACTGAAATAAGGTATCATCTGACTGGCGTTTTCCTGTTTTGTTGATACACGAAAAAAACAGGCCGAATACGACAATAGCGGTTATAACATTCTTCACCATTAAAGTTTATTTTCTTGGTTTAGTCTGATTTGTTAGTCAATCAGGTTTCTAACAAAGCTAAAAACTTTTCGCCTAACAATTTACAGACTATGGAACTTTACTTAAAAGTTTATAAACCGAATGGATTTGGGCCATACCAAATAAAGCTCCAAAAAGAAGCCAATGAATTCTCACTCATTGGCTTTCTTCGATTCATAAACTAAACTACGAAACGCGGATTAGTTGCTTTAGATATTAATACCCTGGATTTTGAACCAAATTTGGATTTGAGGCAATTTGCGATGCCGAAAACGGGAAGAGTAAATACTTCGCATCCGAAGCTTCTTTCTGATCCCATGAATCCAAATATTTTCCAAAACGAATTAAGTCGTTTCTTCTCCAGTTCTCATCGTATAACTCACGTGCTCTTTCTGCTAACAGTACATCTTCATTAATTGATGCCAATTCTGATGCATTACGCACCGAACGTAATTGATTTACAATAACCAATGCCCCTGCACTATCGCCTGTTCTTAATAATGCTTCTGCTTTCATTAAAAGAATATCAGCATAACGGAAATGAACCAGGTCATTTTCAGGCGAATCTACATTGTCGTAATCAGGAGTATATTTCATTATACGTATTCCACTGGTTTCTAATGTCGTACCTGATGATATAATCGGGCTCTCTTTTGTGAAAAACAATGGATTACCTGCACGGTCTTCCAACGCAGTACCATTCTCATCATACTGTTGACCGTAGAGTAAACCGGCATCTAAACCTGATGCTGCTTTTACTGCTGCAACTTCACCGCTGCGGCGCACATCATTTTCTTCAAATGTTTCGTAAAAATCAGCCAGGGTTGTAAAACCATTCCATCCACTTGGCTTTTGGTTATAGTGCAGTGTTGAATAATAACGGCCCTGAACACCGCCAGATTCTATACCTCGTGTATTACGTGCCGAAAAGATAATTTCATTTGAATTTTCATTATCAACAGAAAAGTTCATGAAATAGTCACTCTCCAATGCAAAATTACCGCTATTGATAATGGCATCGCAATTTGAAATTACTGACGACATATTATCTGAGCTAAATGAGAAAGACTGACGGTCGCTTGAAAATACATCCCTGCTAAGGTAAGCTTTTGCCAATAATGCGTGTGCTGCGGCTTGTGTAGCCACCCATGGGTTATCGTTTGCAGGCAGGCTGCTCATTATCGATTCACATTCTGAAATTACAAAATCGATTGCCTCGGCACCCGAAAGTACATAAGGATCTTCAGAAAGTGCCGCACCCGGATCGCGCATTGGAACCTGTCCCCAACCATCGGTAATCCAGAAAACATATAATGCACGTATAAATCGTGCTTCGGCTTCCTGCTGTGCACTGGTTTCGTACTGTAATAAGTCGATGGCCGAAAATAAACCGGCAGTATAGGTTTGATAGCGGTTACCAATTCCCGAATGTTCAGAATCCCATTTATGCTGATGTAATGCACGCCAGGCACCGTTATCGTCCCAGTCGCCACCACGGGTTGGTGCTATTAATATATCCGTTGTATGTTCAAAAACGATATCAGCACCTGAACCATCAACATCATTAAGAGTTTTGTAAAGTTCTGTCAATAAATCAGAAACATTAGCTGCTGTTACCTGATCTTTTGTCAAGCGATCTTCCAGAGTTTCGTCTAAGTCAGTACAGCCGATACCCATTACAGTGATCGCGATAAAAACGGCTAAAAATTTTAATATATTTTTCATGTTAATCAAGTTCTTAAGTAATTAAAATGATACATTCAGGCCAAAAGTAAATGTTCTGGAATTTGGATAAGGAACATAGTCGATACCAAACGAAGGAACACCGTCAACTGCTTTATTGACGTTAACCTCAGGATCAAATCCAGAATAATCTGTAATCAAGAACAAGTTCTGACCGGTTAATGAAAGACGAGCTCTTTCAAATACCCATGGAGCATCTTTAAAAGTATAACCCAGTGTAAGGTTATTAAGGCGGATAAAATCACCGTCTTCGAGGTAACGGGTTGAAGCCGAGATTGCATTATCAGGACTTTCTCCGTCGATTACGTACAATGGAGAGGTATTACGACCTTTTGTTGGGTTACTGGCAACAAGTATTGATGTTGCAGTGTTGTTATATACCTGATGGCCAAATGCTCCATTAAAGTTGGCAACCAAATCCCAATTTTTGTAACGCATACTGGCTGACACACCAAGAATCTGGTCAGGGTTTGGATCTCCAACATATTGTTTTCCTTCAGCATACTGGCTTATTCCATCTGCATCAAGTCCTTCGAATACGAGTAAGTAGAATACATTCAGTGGTTGTCCTTCAACAAAACGCTGACTGGTAACTCCCGACATTCCTTGTCCGTGTAATCCTCCTGTTTCTACAATTCGTCCAAAGTTTTGTAACTCGTTGGTAAGAAAACTGATATTGGCACTTAAGTCAAAAGAAAAGTCGTTTGTTTCAACAATACGTCCGCTTAACGAAACCTCAACTCCTGTGTTTAACACTTCAGCATCAAGGTTGGTCCAAACTTTACCTGATGATGGCGAAGGATAAGCAGCTTCTGCATAGAACAGAAGATCTTCGGTTCGCTTGTTGAAATACTCGATAGAACCTGATAGTTTTGAATCAAACAATGTAAAATCAACTCCAACATTATAAGTAGTTGATGTTTCCCATTTCAGGTCAGGATTATCAAATTGCGAACGTGTTAAACCGTCGCGTGTAATACTGTATTGTGCTTGCGAGGCACCTGCAGGAAACTCCTGGTTACCTGTTTGTCCCCATCCTAAACGTATTTTTAAATCATCAAATACTTCAGGTACAAATGATTCTTCCGAAATACGGTAAGCAACTGCTGTTGACGGGAAATAACCGTAATTGTTGTTCGAACCAAACTTGCTTGAACCATCAGCACGCATTGTTGCAGTTACCAAAAATTTGTCGTACAAACTAAAGTTAACCCTTCCGAAGAATGATTGCAACTCGCTGGTTGGATCATAATAAGATGAAATATCTCTCGTGTCTTGTGAAATTGCCTGAAGCTGGTCGATATAATCAACTTGTTCGTAGGTGAAATTCTCTCCGTAAATTCCTTTTCCCCAACGATCATTAACCTGATAAGAGTAACCGGCCATTGCATTAAACCTGAAATTCTCGTTAAACAATTTATTATACGTTAACGTATGTTCCATCAATTTACTCTCAGTATATAAATCGTTTACACTTGCGGTACCTTTTTCGTAAATACCGGAGTAAAACAATTCTTTCGAAATTGAAGTTCCACGTGTTGACCGCGACATATCCCAACCGAGGTTAAGTTTATAGGTCAGGTCGGGTGTAATTTTCAAGGTAGCCGACATACTTGATAAAACGCGTAATGTACTTGCGTTGTCATTAATCATATCCAGCATGGCTAGTGGGTTCGATAAATCAAGACTTGGTTGATTATACGATCCGTCTGAATTCAACAAAACATCGGTTGGATTCCAGGCCAAAGCATTACTTATTAAACTACCGGTATAACCAGCGTTGTTCGAAATTGGTGCATATTCATCATTTACCTGCGAGGTAATCATGTTAACATCAACGGTCAACACCTTGTC
It contains:
- a CDS encoding RagB/SusD family nutrient uptake outer membrane protein gives rise to the protein MKNILKFLAVFIAITVMGIGCTDLDETLEDRLTKDQVTAANVSDLLTELYKTLNDVDGSGADIVFEHTTDILIAPTRGGDWDDNGAWRALHQHKWDSEHSGIGNRYQTYTAGLFSAIDLLQYETSAQQEAEARFIRALYVFWITDGWGQVPMRDPGAALSEDPYVLSGAEAIDFVISECESIMSSLPANDNPWVATQAAAHALLAKAYLSRDVFSSDRQSFSFSSDNMSSVISNCDAIINSGNFALESDYFMNFSVDNENSNEIIFSARNTRGIESGGVQGRYYSTLHYNQKPSGWNGFTTLADFYETFEENDVRRSGEVAAVKAASGLDAGLLYGQQYDENGTALEDRAGNPLFFTKESPIISSGTTLETSGIRIMKYTPDYDNVDSPENDLVHFRYADILLMKAEALLRTGDSAGALVIVNQLRSVRNASELASINEDVLLAERARELYDENWRRNDLIRFGKYLDSWDQKEASDAKYLLFPFSASQIASNPNLVQNPGY
- a CDS encoding VCBS repeat-containing protein; the encoded protein is MKKHSYINSNNIILIVLVAALLNACQSNERQFNLHYPDKTGIDFKNEVHDTKQASILDYLNYYNGGGVAVGDINNDALPDLFFIGNLEKNGLFLNKGNLQFEDITESAGVAGNSDWNTGVVMADVNGDGWLDIYVMAVIGISGFEGHNELYINQQDGTFKEESRKYGLDFDTYSSTAAFFDYDKDGDLDMYLLNQAVHTSKSYGSSSLRFNRKYESGDRLLRNDNGYFNDVSEEAGIFGGIIGYGLGLGIADFNNDGWDDIFVSNDFFENDYYYLNNGDGTFSEKLAEYFGMTSRFSMGNDIADINGDGFMDLITLDMLPEDEKILQASDGDNSMGLERLKQKLGYHPQYSRNMMQLNNAGKSFTEVALQAGIAATDWSWAPLLADYNQDGILDLFVGTGIERRPNDLDYIRFISNDQIQGTLENTNLMDNLALKVMPTGIIHNYIFEGTGFEFKDQSGNWIPIDTLKSNGAVFADLDNDGDPDLVTNNFNAQPVIYENLNHEQNNYLKLNFEYPAQNRFGLGTKVVLYNDGTMQMRQLNVTRGYQSSVDPVVHFGLGKATVVDSLLLIWPDNTFQMVYDINANQTMTVSPESNREVFNWNRLNPEYEKWFEAPDPAKIVQVKHVENNYSDFDREKLIPYMISAEGPALAVGDVNGDKLPDFFMGASKHDTARLFIQNENGFAEKTILAFIDDAVFEDVDAHFVDLDNDDDLDLFVVSAGGEFYGQMPELKDRIYFNDGQGNFTKNEEAIPDYYSNGSVARFCDFDGDGDQDVFVGGRAVSYRFGAMPESYLLINDGKGRFSISDQPEILQAGMVTDAVWYDLNNDEQTDLLVVGEWMSPQFYLNDDGKLTLSSDRITDKPNGLWRAVIPFDVDQDGEIEFLLGNWGTNSKLHASKEFPLRLYYSDFDNNGRTETVLAIENAKKYYPVNTKDQLDEQLGKITAKYENYRDFAGQTMEQIFGKQLLENAELLDVTCLQSGYLDKVGTEYHFISFAKELQVAPINEFLAGDFNNDGKQDVLAAGNFLGVSPYHGRYVANSGIILNGNGNINRGVYCGLNYSQKEIRKLNIIDVGNETYVLAAPNNGALIWNRVRK
- a CDS encoding VCBS repeat-containing protein encodes the protein MVKNVITAIVVFGLFFSCINKTGKRQSDDTLFQLVPPTKSGVDFVNSVKDGKDFNIFTYRNFYNGGGVGIADINNDGLSDIYMIGNMGENKLYLNQGNFTFKDITDQAGVSGKRAWSTGVAMVDVNQDGLLDIYVCNAGNVEGDDHKNELFINNGDLTFTDKAADFNLDDGGYTTHAAFFDYDRDGDLDVYILNNSFIPVNSLGYSNRRMLRSDEWSLPDEYRGGGDKLMRNDDGKFVDVSEEAGIMGSLIAFGMGVTVGDINQDMLPDIYISNDFYECDYMYINQGDGTFKESLRDYIQHLSMSSMGADMADINNDGYADIFVTDMLPEGDERLKNTSEFETYDLVDMKYDLGFYNQYMQNALHLNNADGTLSEIAFYSGSAQTDWSWGALLLDMDNDGYRDIYVSNGIYYDLTDMDFMEFFANKIMEKMKQSGEKEDVENIISQMPSTPIPNYALHNNGDLTFKNKAADWGLDEPSFSNGSAYGDLDNDGDLDLVISNVNQTCLLFRNTTSDKHLNNYISVNLTGNNENVFGIGAAVFVYYNGLILKQEEFPTRGFQSSVDYRLHFGLADQQLADSVVVYWPNGKKQCIKDVAANSMLRLNIMNATTNYSHLPQMPKNKELFEQQQVPFEKHTENAYIDFEQEGLVPHKTSREGPAIVVGDINGDHREDVFIGGASGEAPQLWIQNQHGGFTKKQSNALATDKYFEDTAALLFDADGDGDKDLYVGSGGNDAPSTSEKLVDRLYLNDGNGSFSRAAQALPNMRYNTSVVAENDFDDDGDLDLFVGNLGVSQIYGINPKQYLLENDGNGNYIDVTEAKAFKLMDAGMVTDATWYDIDNDNRTELIVVGEWMAPKIFASNGRRLQELSTGLDSLTGWWNAVSVADLDLDGAADLVLGNRGLNMYYHASNNEPAKMYIHDFDNNGTVEQILTRAVHGKDKPIALKRELTNQIVSLKKTNLTYSDFAKKSIHEILPPGLLENSLVKDTRIFESVVAYNKGNLQFRIDTLPNSIQFSSVNKILISDVDGDNYPDLLLGGNDFDYKPQFGRLDAGFFNLLKGGEQGFEQVRNPGIKGTGMVRSLDEITINKTKHLLIGINDEKAQLYKFK
- a CDS encoding TonB-dependent receptor, giving the protein MKNHHLKIAVLFLFSAFFMISSAFAQEVTVTGKVVDSQSKEPLPGVSIVVDGTTTGTVTNFDGEYTIDVNTGAVLVYSYIGYSDLQKEVTAGGVMNIELSTSTESLDEVVIVGYGSVKKKDATGAVSSVKTEDFNRGVSSSPSDLIQGKVSGVMITNSSGDPGANTSIRIRGNSSVRSGNDPLIVVDGVPLSGGATTASANVGIGDSDARNPLNFINPSDIESMDILKDASATAIYGSRGANGVIIITTKKGTSGKNHVEYNASFSAAKAANLIPVYSASEFAAVSPSMDNGGSVDAMDAIFRTSFSQNHNVAFTGGNADMKYRLSLSAQDQQGVIENTGLEKYTANLTASQDFFDKVLTVDVNMITSQVNDEYAPISNNAGYTGSLISNALAWNPTDVLLNSDGSYNQPSLDLSNPLAMLDMINDNASTLRVLSSMSATLKITPDLTYKLNLGWDMSRSTRGTSISKELFYSGIYEKGTASVNDLYTESKLMEHTLTYNKLFNENFRFNAMAGYSYQVNDRWGKGIYGENFTYEQVDYIDQLQAISQDTRDISSYYDPTSELQSFFGRVNFSLYDKFLVTATMRADGSSKFGSNNNYGYFPSTAVAYRISEESFVPEVFDDLKIRLGWGQTGNQEFPAGASQAQYSITRDGLTRSQFDNPDLKWETSTTYNVGVDFTLFDSKLSGSIEYFNKRTEDLLFYAEAAYPSPSSGKVWTNLDAEVLNTGVEVSLSGRIVETNDFSFDLSANISFLTNELQNFGRIVETGGLHGQGMSGVTSQRFVEGQPLNVFYLLVFEGLDADGISQYAEGKQYVGDPNPDQILGVSASMRYKNWDLVANFNGAFGHQVYNNTATSILVASNPTKGRNTSPLYVIDGESPDNAISASTRYLEDGDFIRLNNLTLGYTFKDAPWVFERARLSLTGQNLFLITDYSGFDPEVNVNKAVDGVPSFGIDYVPYPNSRTFTFGLNVSF